One Denticeps clupeoides chromosome 10, fDenClu1.1, whole genome shotgun sequence genomic window carries:
- the LOC114798101 gene encoding homeodomain-interacting protein kinase 1-like isoform X1 produces MPGARCGEMDAEQASMAAPLQAFSSPSVSSSGFHRSKRLKVEPRVWDVGTSCCLQSSSPSTSTLDPNTFQTVVRAADSTGSVPGGPSSSSSSSSSSAVASSSQQGEPGRHKPGSLKRKSEGVDSSDSVQILEELSAPVLPARAGGAAGAGTAQSITNSTSTTKSSTSHGEGDYQLVQHEILCSVSNSYEVLEFLGRGTFGQVAKCWKRGTNEIVAIKILKNHPSYARQGQIEVSILSRLSSENADEFNFVRSYECFQHKNHTCLVFEMLEQNLYDFLKHSKFSPLMLKCIRPVLQQVATALMKLKSLGLIHADLKPENIMLVDPLRQPYRVKVIDFGSASHVSKAVCSTYLQSRYYRAPEIILGLPFCEAIDMWSLGCVIAELFLGWPLYPGASEYDQIRYISQTQGLPAEYLLSAGTKTSRFFHRGPDSSFPLWRLKTPAEHEAEMGIKSKEARKYIFNCLDDMMQVNMTNLEGTDVLAEKADRREFIDLLKKMLTLDADKRITPMKTLNHPFVTMTHLLHFPHSSHVKSCFQNMEICKRRCSAFDNGKNLFTNATPSAATNLTVTFSSQLNQHNQMASTGGQSLSLSSNVPLLNYQPGLYQQATINIPGLAQPSVPLQARPPQLCPQAEPFQQTLIVCPPTIQGLQTSSKHSGYPVRMDNSVPMVPQNQSSQSLHIQPSMLTQGLTTASLQPLVARMSTAVPLSLGCGTSWASHLEQSAAMLHTWPPNTQQILIPSAWQQMPGMAIHNAQQVVNDPAVGTLLSDRAGQQNARLRNRHGGPCDSSSQQDSAALQTSLPSSQPLNMGTSHGRVQPNGGKRSKTRHSDNRTRPTPSLQPASSGDRSQPIVISDTPSPAVSIITIHSDTEDEDDRKFPPASCSANQRANVISCVTVHDSQDSDSSTGSPLSPKQLPDFAEASAHQSKSLAVVMPSVKTQPGDSGTLDLPGAFAGKAKKAAASQSARPPGGSNEWHQRAVGDRSQPLNLSQVQQSLMSSSHDRPAGGSSSLRRQPTYPPTAVSSSSSYRLHENSLFGSAPNLYAYPASAALASVSQAVDQLNAAAAAAASSSSSSRHGHPAAAAAGPYSASLSLLQKNSSLGLMGHAPGQYNQHHQQLSAPPYSRPGAAHAPYQRKLSQYPFL; encoded by the exons ATGCCCGGGGCTCGGTGCGGAGAGATGGACGCAGAGCAG GCGAGCATGGCCGCGCCGCTCCAGGCCTTCTCCTCGCCCTCGGTGTCCTCCAGCGGCTTTCACCGCTCAAAGCGTCTGAAGGTGGAGCCCCGAGTGTGGGACGTGGGCACCAGCTGCTGCCTCCAGAGCTCCTCCCCCTCGACCTCCACCCTCGACCCCAACACCTTCCAGACGGTGGTCCGAGCGGCGGACAGCACGGGCAGCGTCCCTGGAggaccctcctcttcctcctcctcctcctcctcctcagccgTGGCGTCCTccagccagcagggggagcCGGGCCGCCACAAGCCAGGCAGCCTGAAGCGGAAGAGCGAGGGGGTGGACAGCAGTGACAGCGTGCAGATCTTGGAGGAACTCTCCGCCCCCGTGCTCCCCGCCCGAGCAGGCGGGGCTGCAGGTGCAGGCACCGCCCAGTCCATCACcaactccacctccaccaccaagagcAGCACCTCGCACGGCGAGGGCGACTACCAGCTGGTGCAGCACGAGATCCTCTGCTCCGTCTCCAACAGCTACGAGGTCCTGGAGTTCCTGGGCCGGGGGACGTTTGGTCAAGTGGCCAAGTGCTGGAAACGGGGAACCAATGAGATCGTAGCGATCAAAATCCTGAAGAACCACCCTTCCTACGCTCGCCAAGGACAGATAGAG GTGAGCATCTTGAGCCGGCTGAGCTCGGAGAACGCGGACGAGTTCAACTTCGTGCGCTCGTACGAGTGCTTCCAGCACAAGAACCACACGTGCCTGGTGTTCGAGATGCTGGAGCAGAACCTGTACGACTTCCTCAAGCACAGCAAGTTCAGCCCGCTGATGCTCAAGTGCATCCGGCCGGTGCTGCAGCAGGTGGCCACCGCCCTCATGAAGCTGAAGAGCCTGGGCCTGATCCACGCCGACCTCAAGCCCGAGAACATCATGCTGGTGGACCCGCTGCGCCAGCCCTACCGCGTCAAGGTCATCGATTTCGGCTCCGCCAGCCACGTCTCCAAGGCCGTGTGCTCCACCTACCTGCAGTCCCGGTACTACCG TGCCCCTGAGATCATCCTCGGCCTGCCCTTCTGCGAGGCCATAGACATGTGGTCCCTGGGCTGCGTCATCGCCGAGCTGTTCCTGGGCTGGCCGCTGTACCCCGGAGCCTCGGAATACGATCAG ATCCGTTACATCTCCCAGACCCAGGGTCTCCCAGCCGAGTACCTACTGAGTGCCGGAACCAAGACCAGCCGCTTCTTCCACCGCGGGCCCGACTCCAGCTTTCCCCTCTGGAGactcaag ACGCCAGCGGAGCACGAGGCGGAAATGGGGATCAAGTCCAAGGAAGCGCGCAAGTACATCTTCAACTGTCTGGATGACATGATGCAG GTTAACATGACGAACCTGGAGGGCACGGACGTCCTGGCGGAGAAAGCGGACAGACGGGAGTTCATCGACCTGTTGAAGAAGATGCTCACTCTAGATGCAGACAAGAGAATCACCCCGATGAAGACTCTCAACCATCCGTTTGTCACCATGACCCACCTGCTCCACTTCCCTCACAGCTCTCA CGTGAAGTCCTGCTTCCAGAACATGGAGATCTGTAAACGCCGCTGTAGTGCCTTCGACAACGGAAAGAACCTGTTTACCAACGCCACGCCCAGTGCTGCTACCAACCTCACGGTGACCTTCAGTAGCCAACTCAACCAGCACAACCAG ATGGCATCCACGGGGGGTCAGTCTCTGTCCCTGAGCAGCAACGTGCCTCTGCTCAACTACCAGCCTGGCCTGTACCAGCAGGCCACCATCAACATCCCGGGCCTGGCCCAGCCCAGTGTACCGCTGCAGGCTCGGCCCCCTCAGCTGTGTCCCCAGGCCGAGCCCTTCCAGCAGACCCTCATCGTCTGTCCTCCCACCATCCAGG GGCTCCAGACGTCCAGTAAGCACTCTGGGTACCCGGTGAGGATGGACAACTCGGTTCCAATGGTGCCTCAGAACCAGTCCTCGCAGTCTCTGCACATTCAGCCCAGCATGCTgacacag GGCTTGACCACAGCCTCCCTGCAACCCCTGGTGGCCCGAATGTCCACGGCGGTCCCCCTGTCGCTGGGCTGTGGGACCAGTTGGGCGAGTCACCTGGAGCAGAGTGCCGCCATGCTG CACACATGGCCTCCAAACACCCAGCAGATTCTCATCCCGTCTGCCTGGCAGCAGATGCCAGGAATGGCCATCCACAACGCGCAGCAAGTGGTCAACGATCCCGCCGTGGGGACGCTGCTGTCCGACAGGGCGGGGCAGCAGAATGCCAGGCTGAG AAATCGCCATGGCGGCCCGTGCGACAGCAGCAGCCAGCAAGACTCTGCAGCCCTTCAGACGTCCTTACCATCTTCCCAACCTCTGAACATGGGAACATCTCATGGACGAGTACAACCAAATGGAGGAAAACGGAGTAAAACCAGACATTCCGACAACCGTACCAG GCCGACGCCCTCCCTGCAGCCTGCATCATCAGGTGACCGGTCCCAGCCAATTGTCATCTCCGACACACCAAGCCCTGCCGTCAGCATAATCACCATACACAGTGACACTGAGGACGAGGATGACAGGAAGTTCCCTCCTGCAAG CTGCAGCGCTAATCAGAGAGCCAACGTCATCAGCTGCGTGACCGTCCACGACTCTCAGGATTCCGATTCGTCGACCGGCAGCCCGCTGAGTCCCAAGCAGCTGCCCGACTTCGCCGAGGCGTCGGCACACCAGTCGAAGTCCCTGGCTGTTGTCATGCCTTCTGTGAAGACCCAGCCTGGGGACAGTGGGACTTTAG ATCTCCCCGGTGCTTTTGCTGGAAAGGCTAAGAAAGCAGCAGCTTCACAGTCAGCCAGGCCTCCAGGTGGCAGTAACGAGTGGCACCAGCGAGCCGTGGGGGACCGGTCCCAGCCCCTCAACCTGAGCCAG GTTCAGCAGTCACTGATGTCTTCATCCCACGACCGGCCAGCGGGTGGCAGCAGTTCGCTTCGCCGGCAGCCCACCTATCCTCCCACGGCcgtctcctcgtcctcctcgtaCCGTCTGCACGAAAACTCTCTCTTCGGCTCCGCCCCCAACCTCTACGCCTACCCGGCTTCCGCAGCACTGGCGTCAGTCTCGCAGGCGGTGGACCAGCTCAACGCCGCCGCAGCGGCCGCcgcctcgtcctcctcttccagcCGCCACGGTcaccccgccgccgccgccgccgggccCTACTCCGCGTCACTCAGCCTGCTGCAGAAGAACAGCAGCCTTGGCCTGATGGGCCACGCCCCCGGCCAGTacaaccagcaccaccagcagctcTCAGCCCCACCCTACAGCCGTCCCGGCGCAGCCCATGCCCCTTACCAGAGGAAACTCAGCCAGTACCCCTTCCTGTGA
- the LOC114798101 gene encoding homeodomain-interacting protein kinase 1-like isoform X2 → MPGARCGEMDAEQASMAAPLQAFSSPSVSSSGFHRSKRLKVEPRVWDVGTSCCLQSSSPSTSTLDPNTFQTVVRAADSTGSVPGGPSSSSSSSSSSAVASSSQQGEPGRHKPGSLKRKSEGVDSSDSVQILEELSAPVLPARAGGAAGAGTAQSITNSTSTTKSSTSHGEGDYQLVQHEILCSVSNSYEVLEFLGRGTFGQVAKCWKRGTNEIVAIKILKNHPSYARQGQIEVSILSRLSSENADEFNFVRSYECFQHKNHTCLVFEMLEQNLYDFLKHSKFSPLMLKCIRPVLQQVATALMKLKSLGLIHADLKPENIMLVDPLRQPYRVKVIDFGSASHVSKAVCSTYLQSRYYRAPEIILGLPFCEAIDMWSLGCVIAELFLGWPLYPGASEYDQIRYISQTQGLPAEYLLSAGTKTSRFFHRGPDSSFPLWRLKTPAEHEAEMGIKSKEARKYIFNCLDDMMQVNMTNLEGTDVLAEKADRREFIDLLKKMLTLDADKRITPMKTLNHPFVTMTHLLHFPHSSHVKSCFQNMEICKRRCSAFDNGKNLFTNATPSAATNLTVTFSSQLNQHNQMASTGGQSLSLSSNVPLLNYQPGLYQQATINIPGLAQPSVPLQARPPQLCPQAEPFQQTLIVCPPTIQGLQTSSKHSGYPVRMDNSVPMVPQNQSSQSLHIQPSMLTQHTWPPNTQQILIPSAWQQMPGMAIHNAQQVVNDPAVGTLLSDRAGQQNARLRNRHGGPCDSSSQQDSAALQTSLPSSQPLNMGTSHGRVQPNGGKRSKTRHSDNRTRPTPSLQPASSGDRSQPIVISDTPSPAVSIITIHSDTEDEDDRKFPPASCSANQRANVISCVTVHDSQDSDSSTGSPLSPKQLPDFAEASAHQSKSLAVVMPSVKTQPGDSGTLDLPGAFAGKAKKAAASQSARPPGGSNEWHQRAVGDRSQPLNLSQVQQSLMSSSHDRPAGGSSSLRRQPTYPPTAVSSSSSYRLHENSLFGSAPNLYAYPASAALASVSQAVDQLNAAAAAAASSSSSSRHGHPAAAAAGPYSASLSLLQKNSSLGLMGHAPGQYNQHHQQLSAPPYSRPGAAHAPYQRKLSQYPFL, encoded by the exons ATGCCCGGGGCTCGGTGCGGAGAGATGGACGCAGAGCAG GCGAGCATGGCCGCGCCGCTCCAGGCCTTCTCCTCGCCCTCGGTGTCCTCCAGCGGCTTTCACCGCTCAAAGCGTCTGAAGGTGGAGCCCCGAGTGTGGGACGTGGGCACCAGCTGCTGCCTCCAGAGCTCCTCCCCCTCGACCTCCACCCTCGACCCCAACACCTTCCAGACGGTGGTCCGAGCGGCGGACAGCACGGGCAGCGTCCCTGGAggaccctcctcttcctcctcctcctcctcctcctcagccgTGGCGTCCTccagccagcagggggagcCGGGCCGCCACAAGCCAGGCAGCCTGAAGCGGAAGAGCGAGGGGGTGGACAGCAGTGACAGCGTGCAGATCTTGGAGGAACTCTCCGCCCCCGTGCTCCCCGCCCGAGCAGGCGGGGCTGCAGGTGCAGGCACCGCCCAGTCCATCACcaactccacctccaccaccaagagcAGCACCTCGCACGGCGAGGGCGACTACCAGCTGGTGCAGCACGAGATCCTCTGCTCCGTCTCCAACAGCTACGAGGTCCTGGAGTTCCTGGGCCGGGGGACGTTTGGTCAAGTGGCCAAGTGCTGGAAACGGGGAACCAATGAGATCGTAGCGATCAAAATCCTGAAGAACCACCCTTCCTACGCTCGCCAAGGACAGATAGAG GTGAGCATCTTGAGCCGGCTGAGCTCGGAGAACGCGGACGAGTTCAACTTCGTGCGCTCGTACGAGTGCTTCCAGCACAAGAACCACACGTGCCTGGTGTTCGAGATGCTGGAGCAGAACCTGTACGACTTCCTCAAGCACAGCAAGTTCAGCCCGCTGATGCTCAAGTGCATCCGGCCGGTGCTGCAGCAGGTGGCCACCGCCCTCATGAAGCTGAAGAGCCTGGGCCTGATCCACGCCGACCTCAAGCCCGAGAACATCATGCTGGTGGACCCGCTGCGCCAGCCCTACCGCGTCAAGGTCATCGATTTCGGCTCCGCCAGCCACGTCTCCAAGGCCGTGTGCTCCACCTACCTGCAGTCCCGGTACTACCG TGCCCCTGAGATCATCCTCGGCCTGCCCTTCTGCGAGGCCATAGACATGTGGTCCCTGGGCTGCGTCATCGCCGAGCTGTTCCTGGGCTGGCCGCTGTACCCCGGAGCCTCGGAATACGATCAG ATCCGTTACATCTCCCAGACCCAGGGTCTCCCAGCCGAGTACCTACTGAGTGCCGGAACCAAGACCAGCCGCTTCTTCCACCGCGGGCCCGACTCCAGCTTTCCCCTCTGGAGactcaag ACGCCAGCGGAGCACGAGGCGGAAATGGGGATCAAGTCCAAGGAAGCGCGCAAGTACATCTTCAACTGTCTGGATGACATGATGCAG GTTAACATGACGAACCTGGAGGGCACGGACGTCCTGGCGGAGAAAGCGGACAGACGGGAGTTCATCGACCTGTTGAAGAAGATGCTCACTCTAGATGCAGACAAGAGAATCACCCCGATGAAGACTCTCAACCATCCGTTTGTCACCATGACCCACCTGCTCCACTTCCCTCACAGCTCTCA CGTGAAGTCCTGCTTCCAGAACATGGAGATCTGTAAACGCCGCTGTAGTGCCTTCGACAACGGAAAGAACCTGTTTACCAACGCCACGCCCAGTGCTGCTACCAACCTCACGGTGACCTTCAGTAGCCAACTCAACCAGCACAACCAG ATGGCATCCACGGGGGGTCAGTCTCTGTCCCTGAGCAGCAACGTGCCTCTGCTCAACTACCAGCCTGGCCTGTACCAGCAGGCCACCATCAACATCCCGGGCCTGGCCCAGCCCAGTGTACCGCTGCAGGCTCGGCCCCCTCAGCTGTGTCCCCAGGCCGAGCCCTTCCAGCAGACCCTCATCGTCTGTCCTCCCACCATCCAGG GGCTCCAGACGTCCAGTAAGCACTCTGGGTACCCGGTGAGGATGGACAACTCGGTTCCAATGGTGCCTCAGAACCAGTCCTCGCAGTCTCTGCACATTCAGCCCAGCATGCTgacacag CACACATGGCCTCCAAACACCCAGCAGATTCTCATCCCGTCTGCCTGGCAGCAGATGCCAGGAATGGCCATCCACAACGCGCAGCAAGTGGTCAACGATCCCGCCGTGGGGACGCTGCTGTCCGACAGGGCGGGGCAGCAGAATGCCAGGCTGAG AAATCGCCATGGCGGCCCGTGCGACAGCAGCAGCCAGCAAGACTCTGCAGCCCTTCAGACGTCCTTACCATCTTCCCAACCTCTGAACATGGGAACATCTCATGGACGAGTACAACCAAATGGAGGAAAACGGAGTAAAACCAGACATTCCGACAACCGTACCAG GCCGACGCCCTCCCTGCAGCCTGCATCATCAGGTGACCGGTCCCAGCCAATTGTCATCTCCGACACACCAAGCCCTGCCGTCAGCATAATCACCATACACAGTGACACTGAGGACGAGGATGACAGGAAGTTCCCTCCTGCAAG CTGCAGCGCTAATCAGAGAGCCAACGTCATCAGCTGCGTGACCGTCCACGACTCTCAGGATTCCGATTCGTCGACCGGCAGCCCGCTGAGTCCCAAGCAGCTGCCCGACTTCGCCGAGGCGTCGGCACACCAGTCGAAGTCCCTGGCTGTTGTCATGCCTTCTGTGAAGACCCAGCCTGGGGACAGTGGGACTTTAG ATCTCCCCGGTGCTTTTGCTGGAAAGGCTAAGAAAGCAGCAGCTTCACAGTCAGCCAGGCCTCCAGGTGGCAGTAACGAGTGGCACCAGCGAGCCGTGGGGGACCGGTCCCAGCCCCTCAACCTGAGCCAG GTTCAGCAGTCACTGATGTCTTCATCCCACGACCGGCCAGCGGGTGGCAGCAGTTCGCTTCGCCGGCAGCCCACCTATCCTCCCACGGCcgtctcctcgtcctcctcgtaCCGTCTGCACGAAAACTCTCTCTTCGGCTCCGCCCCCAACCTCTACGCCTACCCGGCTTCCGCAGCACTGGCGTCAGTCTCGCAGGCGGTGGACCAGCTCAACGCCGCCGCAGCGGCCGCcgcctcgtcctcctcttccagcCGCCACGGTcaccccgccgccgccgccgccgggccCTACTCCGCGTCACTCAGCCTGCTGCAGAAGAACAGCAGCCTTGGCCTGATGGGCCACGCCCCCGGCCAGTacaaccagcaccaccagcagctcTCAGCCCCACCCTACAGCCGTCCCGGCGCAGCCCATGCCCCTTACCAGAGGAAACTCAGCCAGTACCCCTTCCTGTGA
- the LOC114798102 gene encoding ubiquitin-conjugating enzyme E2 J2 has translation MSNTTNKRAPTTATQRLKQDYLRIKKDPVPYICAEPLPSNILEWHYLVRGPEKTPYEGGYYHGKLIFPREFPFKPPSIYMITPNGRFKCNTRLCLSITDFHPDTWNPAWSVSTILTGLLSFMVEKGPTLGSIETSDFTKRQLASQSLAFNVKDKVFCELFPDVVDEIKQKQRLQEELSSRAQALPLPDVVPSGDAHQGQNGHPPLNGHAPPLAAHPPDLQQVNRNHGLLGGALANLFVIVGFAAFAYTVKYVLRSIAQE, from the exons ATGAGCAACACCACCAACAAGAGGGCACCGACCACAGCGACGCAGCGGCTGAAGCAGGACTACCTCCGCATCAAGAAGGACCCGGTCCCGTACATCTGCGCCGAGCCGCTGCCCTCCAACATCCTGGAATG GCATTATCTTGTACGGGGTCCAGAAAAAACTCCATATGAAG GTGGCTACTATCACGGCAAACTGATTTTCCCGCGAGAGTTTCCCTTCAAGCCCCCCAGCATTTACATGATCACGCCCAACGGGAGGTTTAAGTGCAACACGAG GTTGTGTCTTTCCATCACAGACTTTCACCCGGACACCTGGAACCCAGCGTGGTCCGTGTCCACCATCCTGACGGGGCTCCTGAGCTTCATGGTGGAAAAAGGCCCAACTCTCGGCAGCATAGAAACGTCCGACTTCACG AAAAGACAGCTGGCTTCCCAAAGCCTGGCCTTCAACGTTAAAGATAAAGTTTTCTGCGAGCTGTTTCCAGACGTTGTTGAT GAGATCAAGCAGAAGCAGCGGCTGCAGGAAGAGCTGAGCTCCCGCGCCCAGGCGCTGCCCCTACCTGACGTGGTGCCCAGCGGCGACGCCCACCAGGGCCAGAACGGCCACCCGCCCCTCAACGGCCACGCCCCCCCGCTAGCCGCCCACCCCCCAGACCTGCAGCAGGTCAACCGCAACCACGGACTCCTGGGCGGAGCCTTGGCAAACTTGTTCGTCATCGTGGGCTTCGCCGCGTTCGCCTACACGGTCAAGTACGTGCTGCGGAGCATCGCGCAGGAGTGA